One genomic region from Rattus norvegicus strain BN/NHsdMcwi chromosome 10, GRCr8, whole genome shotgun sequence encodes:
- the Percc1 gene encoding protein PERCC1 has translation MAAGVIRSVCGFRLPLPSHKSFLFTDLEATETSEEEEGEEEEEEEEEEEEEEGDQDLQGEGSQGCSPDSQSSGVVPQGPSSPETPVQLLRFSELISGDIQRYFGRKDTGQDPDAQDIYADSQAASCSARDLYYADLVCLAQDGPPEDEAAAELRMHSPGVPEGQVHRLGHRGDRVPPLGPLAELFDYGLRQFSRPRVSACRRLRLERKYSHITPMTQRKLPPSFWKEPVPNPLGLLHPGTPDFSDLLASWSAEGGSELQSGGTQVLEGTQLAEI, from the coding sequence ATGGCTGCTGGAGTGATACGATCTGTCTGTGGCTTCCGGCTACCCCTACCATCACACAAGTCCTTCCTGTTCACAGACCTGGAGGCTACAGAAACttctgaagaggaggagggagaggaagaagaggaggaagaagaggaggaggaagaagaagagggagaccAAGACCTGCAAGGTGAGGGGTCACAGGGCTGCAGCCCAGACTCTCAGAGCTCAGGAGTGGTCCCTCAGGGTCCCAGCAGCCCTGAGACCCCAGTGCAGCTGCTGCGCTTCTCAGAGCTCATCAGTGGTGACATTCAGCGGTACTTTGGACGCAAGGACACAGGGCAAGACCCAGATGCCCAAGACATCTATGCTGATAGCCAAGCAGCCAGCTGTTCTGCCCGGGATCTGTACTATGCTGATCTGGTATGCCTGGCCCAGGATGGGCCCCCAGAGGATGAGGCGGCGGCTGAGCTCAGGATGCATTCACCTGGGGTGCCTGAGGGTCAGGTGCACAGGCTGGGCCACAGAGGAGACAGGGTGCCACCACTGGGCCCCCTGGCTGAGCTCTTTGATTATGGCCTTCGGCAGTTCTCTAGGCCCAGAGTATCAGCTTGCCGAAGACTGAGGCTGGAGCGGAAGTATAGCCACATTACCCCCATGACCCAAAGAAAATTGCCTCCATCCTTCTGGAAGGAGCCTGTACCCAACCCACTAGGCCTACTGCATCCGGGCACACCAGATTTTAGTGATCTGCTGGCCAGCTGGTCTGCTGAGGGTGGCTCTGAGCTGCAGAGTGGAGGCACCCAAGTTCTGGAGGGGACACAGCTGGCCGAGATCTAG